Proteins co-encoded in one Malus domestica chromosome 09, GDT2T_hap1 genomic window:
- the LOC103453561 gene encoding WD-40 repeat-containing protein MSI4-like gives MKGKATEASVNDRYTQWKSLVPVLYDWLVNHNLVWPSLSCRWGPQLEQATYKSRQRLFLSEQTDGSVPNTLVIANCEVVKPRVAAAEHISQFNEEARSPFVKKYKTIIHPGEVNRIRELPQNSKIVATHTDSPDVLIWDIEAQPNRHAVLGASDSRPDLLLTGHQDNAEFALAMCPSEPFVLSGGKDKSVILWSIHDHISSLASEPGSGGGSAKHSSKTGGSNDKLRDSPSVEPRGVYKGHEDTVEDVQFCPSSSQEFCSVGDDSCLILWDTRAGSSSAVKVEKAHDADLHCVDWNPHDVNLILTGSADNTIRLFDRRYLTSGGVGSPVHTFEGHNAAVLCIQWSPHKASVFGSSAEDGLLNIWDHEKVGKNGSKPSNAPPGLFFRHAGHRDKVVDFHWNASDPWTISSVSDDCGSTGGGGTLQIWRMIDLIYRPEEEVLAELDTFKSHLTTCQA, from the exons ATGAAAGGGAAAGCTACGGAGGCGTCGGTGAACGATCGATACACGCAGTGGAAGTCGCTGGTGCCGGTGCTCTACGACTGGCTCGTCAATCACAACCTTGTTTGGCCTTCTCTCTCTTGCAG ATGGGGACCGCAGCTGGAGCAAGCCACTTACAAGAGTCGTCAGCGCCTTTTTCTTTCGGAACAG ACTGATGGCAGTGTTCCAAATACACTTGTCATTGCAAACTGTGAAGTTGTCAAACCCAGGGTTGCAGCTGCCGAGCACATATCACAG TTCAATGAAGAAGCACGCTCTCCCTTTGTGAAAAAGTATAAAACTATTATACATCCCGGTGAG GTGAACAGAATCAGGGAACTCCCTCAGAATAGTAAGATAGTGGCGACACACACTGACAGTCCTGAT GTTCTCATTTGGGATATTGAGGCTCAACCTAATCGCCATGCTGTTCTGGGAGCTTCAGATTCTCGTCCAGATCTG CTATTGACAGGGCATCAAGATAATGCTGAATTTGCTCTTGCCATGTGCCCATCTGAACCCTTTGTGCTCTCTGGAG GGAAGGATAAATCAGTGATTTTGTGGAGTATTCATGATCATATCTCATCTTTAGCATCAGAACCAGGATCTGGAGGTGGCAGTGCTAAACATTCTTCTAAGACTGGTGGGAGTAACGATAAACTCAGAGACAGCCCTTCTGTTGAGCCACGGGGTGTCTATAAAGGGCATGAGGATACTGTTGAGGATGTGCAGTTCTGCCCATCTAG TTCGCAGGAGTTCTGTAGTGTAGGCGATGATTCTTGCCTCATACTATGGGATACAAGAGCTGGATCTAGTTCAGCTGTCAAG GTTGAGAAAGCTCATGATGCTGACCTTCATTGTGTTGATTGGAATCCACATGACGTCAATCTCATACTTACAGG GTCCGCTGATAATACTATTCGCTTGTTTGACCGCCGATATCTCACTTCTGGAGGAGTTGGATCACCCGTTCATACATTTGAGGGCCACAATGCAGCTGTCCTCTGTATACAG TGGTCTCCTCACAAGGCATCTGTTTTTGGAAGCTCTGCCGAGGATGGCTTACTAAACATCTGGGATCATGAAAAG GTTGGCAAGAATGGATCAAAGCCGTCAAATGCTCCTCCAGGATTGTTCTTTCGACATGCTGGGCATAG GGACAAGGTTGTTGACTTTCATTGGAATGCGTCTGATCCGTGGACGATATCTAGCGTCTCTGATGATTGCGGAAGTACCGGAGGTGGTGGTACCCTCCAG ATATGGCGGATGATTGATTTGATTTACAGGCCCGAGGAAGAGGTCCTCGCGGAGCTGGATACGTTCAAATCGCACCTAACAACGTGCCAGGCGTGA